In the Kitasatospora terrestris genome, one interval contains:
- a CDS encoding cytochrome P450 yields MELPGGVVVWAITHHDTLQELLADPRVGKNAQLWTTFREGRLPEGWPLLNFVTVPGMVTADGADHRRLRSLVTQAFTPRRIAELAPAVERRAAELLDGLAGLEGGFDLREHFAYPLPMWVIGSLLGLEQEQQDALHELSNTLVSSSATPQAAIAAQQGLYALLGSVVAAKRERPGDDLTSDLIAAREAGDRLSEQELVGTLLLMLVAGHETTLNLITNAVRALLAHPAQLKLVLDGAADWSAVVEETLRYDSPVGQFPLRYASEDIPVGDVVIRRGEALLASYAAAGRDSGHHPDADAFDITREGTRHLSFGHGPHFCLGAGLARLEAETALRGLFGRYPGLRPVDGAQAEPIASFVSNSVRKLMVRVD; encoded by the coding sequence GTGGAACTCCCTGGCGGGGTGGTGGTCTGGGCGATAACCCACCACGACACCCTCCAGGAGCTGCTCGCCGACCCCCGGGTCGGCAAGAACGCCCAGTTGTGGACGACCTTCCGGGAGGGGCGGCTGCCGGAGGGCTGGCCGCTGCTCAACTTCGTCACCGTGCCGGGCATGGTCACCGCCGACGGCGCCGACCACCGGCGGCTGCGCTCCCTGGTCACCCAGGCCTTCACCCCCCGCCGGATCGCCGAGCTGGCGCCGGCGGTCGAGCGGCGGGCGGCCGAACTGCTCGACGGGCTCGCCGGCCTGGAGGGCGGGTTCGACCTGCGCGAGCACTTCGCGTACCCGCTGCCGATGTGGGTGATCGGCTCGCTGCTCGGGCTGGAGCAGGAACAGCAGGACGCCCTGCACGAGCTGTCCAACACGCTGGTCAGCAGCTCGGCGACGCCGCAGGCCGCGATCGCCGCGCAGCAGGGCCTGTACGCGCTGCTCGGCTCGGTCGTCGCGGCCAAGCGGGAACGCCCCGGCGACGACCTGACGAGCGACCTGATCGCCGCCCGGGAGGCCGGCGACCGGCTCAGCGAGCAGGAACTGGTCGGCACCCTGCTGCTGATGCTGGTCGCCGGGCACGAGACCACGCTCAACCTGATCACCAACGCGGTGCGGGCGCTGCTCGCCCACCCGGCCCAGCTGAAGCTGGTGCTGGACGGCGCCGCGGACTGGTCGGCGGTGGTGGAGGAGACCCTGCGGTACGACTCGCCCGTCGGGCAGTTCCCGCTGCGGTACGCGAGCGAGGACATCCCGGTCGGCGACGTGGTAATCCGCCGCGGGGAGGCACTGCTCGCCTCGTACGCGGCCGCCGGGCGGGACTCCGGGCACCACCCGGACGCCGACGCCTTCGACATCACCCGGGAGGGGACGCGGCACCTGTCCTTCGGGCACGGGCCGCACTTCTGCCTCGGTGCCGGGCTCGCCCGGCTGGAGGCGGAGACCGCGCTGCGGGGGCTGTTCGGGCGGTACCCGGGCCTGCGTCCGGTGGACGGCGCGCAGGCGGAGCCGATCGCCTCGTTCGTCAGCAACAGCGTGCGGAAGCTGATGGTCCGGGTCGACTGA
- a CDS encoding cytochrome P450, protein MTTGPTPDQALVPPPGCPAHRGATPATTPLYGPVVADDPHGLYARLREQHGPVAPIELEPGVEAWLVLGYPELLELTRNEQLFSKDSRRWRVPREGRLRSDSRLLPMTAWRPTLLNLDGAEHQRLRAAVSDTLSRIDHRQLRETTEQAADALIDSWGPDGTADLIAQYARKLPLLVFTRLLGLPAETGPHLIELISHFVDSSEKSVRANAEFQAILVDLVRQRRERPGADLTSWLLAHHAGLSDEEAVHHLVVILVAGNETTINWTGNTLRLLLTDRRFRATLAGGRLTVSDALDEVLWRDPPTQNFPGRWATSDTVLGGQYISAGDMLVLGLAAANADPVVHGGAGGDGLAGNRAHLAWGAGRHVCPAQSPARLIVETAVETLLHRLPDLQLAVPGHELAWRPSPWSRALVALPVLYSAFTPPRAAAPSPERSPWTPTPQTGPSDSTPSAATSTPRTPDSAKPGPRSWWNSLAGWWSGR, encoded by the coding sequence ATGACGACCGGCCCCACCCCCGACCAGGCACTGGTGCCGCCGCCCGGCTGCCCAGCGCACCGGGGCGCCACCCCGGCCACCACCCCGCTGTACGGCCCGGTGGTCGCCGACGACCCGCACGGCCTGTACGCCCGGCTGCGCGAGCAGCACGGCCCGGTCGCCCCGATCGAACTGGAGCCCGGGGTCGAGGCCTGGCTGGTCCTCGGCTACCCCGAACTGCTCGAACTCACCCGCAACGAGCAGCTGTTCTCCAAGGACTCGCGCCGCTGGCGGGTCCCCCGCGAGGGCCGTCTGCGCAGCGACTCGCGGCTGCTGCCGATGACCGCCTGGCGGCCCACCCTGCTCAACCTGGACGGCGCCGAGCACCAGCGGCTGCGCGCCGCCGTCTCCGACACCCTCTCCCGGATCGACCACCGGCAGCTGCGCGAGACCACCGAGCAGGCCGCCGACGCGCTGATCGACAGCTGGGGTCCGGACGGCACCGCCGACCTGATCGCCCAGTACGCGCGCAAGCTCCCGCTGCTGGTGTTCACCCGGCTGCTCGGCCTGCCGGCCGAGACGGGCCCCCACCTGATCGAGCTGATCAGCCACTTCGTGGACAGCAGTGAGAAGTCGGTCCGGGCCAACGCCGAGTTCCAGGCGATCCTGGTCGACCTGGTGCGGCAGCGGCGCGAGCGGCCGGGCGCCGACCTGACCAGCTGGCTGCTCGCCCACCACGCCGGGCTCAGCGACGAGGAGGCCGTCCACCACCTGGTGGTGATCCTGGTCGCCGGCAACGAGACCACCATCAACTGGACCGGCAACACGCTGCGGCTGCTGCTCACCGACCGGCGCTTCCGGGCCACCCTGGCGGGCGGCCGGCTGACCGTCTCCGACGCGCTCGACGAAGTGCTGTGGCGCGACCCGCCGACCCAGAACTTCCCCGGCCGGTGGGCGACCTCGGACACCGTCCTGGGCGGCCAGTACATCAGCGCGGGCGACATGCTGGTGCTCGGCCTGGCCGCCGCCAACGCCGACCCGGTGGTCCACGGCGGCGCGGGCGGGGACGGCCTCGCGGGGAACCGGGCGCACCTCGCCTGGGGTGCCGGACGGCACGTCTGCCCCGCGCAGTCGCCCGCCCGGCTGATCGTCGAGACCGCCGTCGAGACGCTGCTGCACCGGCTGCCCGACCTCCAACTGGCGGTGCCGGGCCACGAACTGGCCTGGCGGCCGTCCCCGTGGTCGCGGGCGCTGGTCGCCCTCCCGGTGCTGTACAGCGCGTTCACCCCGCCCCGCGCGGCCGCTCCTTCTCCCGAGAGGTCCCCATGGACACCGACACCGCAGACCGGCCCGTCAGACTCGACCCCTTCGGCCGCGACCAGCACGCCGAGAACGCCCGACTCCGCGAAGCCGGGCCCGCGGTCCTGGTGGAACTCCCTGGCGGGGTGGTGGTCTGGGCGATAA
- a CDS encoding GTP-binding protein, with protein sequence MASANSAEPSYLPPTVQGAVKILVTGPFGVGKTTLVGSLSEISPLRTEETMTAAGVGVDDLSGRPEKTTTTVALDFGRITLNSRLALYLFGTPGQQRFWPLWEDLSRGALGAIALVDTRRIDESFDVLGQLEEQGIPFAVAVNLFPDTPRYPEEELRAALDLLPEVPILQCDARNRRAAYDVLIDFVDHLHSTAVLELAR encoded by the coding sequence TTGGCCTCCGCCAACTCCGCTGAGCCGTCCTACCTGCCGCCCACCGTCCAGGGCGCGGTGAAGATCCTGGTCACCGGCCCGTTCGGGGTCGGCAAGACGACCCTGGTCGGCTCCCTCAGCGAGATCTCCCCGCTGCGCACCGAGGAGACCATGACCGCCGCCGGCGTCGGCGTGGACGACCTCTCCGGGCGCCCGGAGAAGACCACCACCACGGTCGCCCTGGACTTCGGCCGGATCACGCTCAACTCCCGTCTGGCGCTGTACCTGTTCGGCACCCCCGGGCAGCAGCGTTTCTGGCCGCTGTGGGAGGACCTGTCGCGCGGGGCGCTCGGCGCGATCGCGCTGGTCGACACCCGGCGGATCGACGAGTCCTTCGACGTGCTGGGCCAGTTGGAGGAACAGGGCATCCCGTTCGCGGTCGCCGTCAACCTCTTCCCGGACACCCCCCGGTACCCGGAGGAGGAGCTGCGCGCCGCCCTCGACCTGCTGCCCGAGGTGCCGATCCTGCAGTGCGACGCCCGCAACCGGCGGGCCGCGTACGACGTCCTGATCGACTTCGTCGACCACCTGCACTCCACCGCCGTCCTGGAGCTCGCCCGATGA
- a CDS encoding DUF742 domain-containing protein, protein MSRGPVRPYVITGGRSRPSRNVLALESLVSAVPGISPEPDALNREQQAILAICRRLLSVAEIAAHLGLPISVVKVLIGDLWDLGAVQVVPPVPQAERLPTTLLEEVLVGLRQLR, encoded by the coding sequence GTGAGCCGGGGGCCGGTCCGGCCGTACGTGATCACCGGGGGGCGCAGCCGGCCCAGCCGGAACGTGCTGGCCCTGGAGAGCCTGGTCAGCGCCGTCCCCGGCATCAGTCCGGAGCCGGACGCGCTCAACCGGGAGCAGCAGGCGATCCTGGCGATCTGCCGGCGGCTGCTGTCCGTCGCCGAGATCGCCGCCCATCTCGGCCTGCCGATCAGCGTGGTGAAGGTGCTGATCGGCGATCTCTGGGACCTCGGCGCCGTCCAGGTGGTCCCGCCCGTCCCGCAGGCCGAGCGCCTGCCCACCACTCTTCTGGAAGAGGTGCTCGTTGGCCTCCGCCAACTCCGCTGA
- a CDS encoding roadblock/LC7 domain-containing protein: protein MTTNPDLGWLLTDIVTVPEVQHAVVVSNDGLEIGRSERIGRDDAERLAAACSGLQSLARGVAQGFGGRQSATRQIIIEYGGGYLFIVAAGAGAHLAVVTSEAVDAGLVAYQMQVLVERIGTHLTSPPRVEHPAGELR from the coding sequence ATGACCACCAACCCTGATCTCGGCTGGCTGCTGACCGACATCGTCACCGTCCCCGAGGTGCAGCACGCCGTCGTGGTGTCCAACGACGGCCTGGAGATCGGCCGCAGCGAGCGGATCGGCCGCGACGACGCCGAGCGGCTGGCCGCCGCCTGCTCCGGTCTGCAGTCGCTGGCCCGCGGGGTGGCCCAGGGCTTCGGCGGGCGGCAGAGCGCCACCCGGCAGATCATCATCGAGTACGGCGGCGGCTACCTGTTCATCGTCGCGGCCGGGGCGGGCGCCCACCTCGCGGTGGTGACCAGCGAGGCGGTGGACGCCGGCCTGGTCGCCTACCAGATGCAGGTGCTGGTGGAGCGGATCGGCACCCACCTGACCAGCCCGCCGCGGGTCGAGCACCCGGCCGGGGAGCTCCGGTGA
- a CDS encoding ATP-binding protein, with translation MTQWCAVAAGLLTVLSLAAAARYRAVTATLRERLAEQEHRLATATGRLDAELARRGAETAAAQHEQELNAATRRAFLSVARRILVMAHDQQAGLDEMERTHDDPALLDGLLKADHAAAQQARLAQTLAVLCGARAGRHWPEPVALEDVVRGAQSRILPFQRVVVRSRVESAVVGAAAEALIHAVAELLDNATRYSPPSTQVFVTLMPVHNGAVIEIDDCGVGMPEQAVEKAAVALAGGGTLEVSRLGEVPQLGLAAVGRLAEQYGFRVTLSSAPSPYGGVRVVVLLPNALLTDVLPGSGGPAGPPLPAPERDPAMDRDFGYGPGADRSLFERPAERPLPRRQATERSAAEPPAAERPAGPPAGGELPRRANRRAAAPAARRTPAAGAPAPERSAREAQAFMALFQAGTASGRSAARQHQIDPDASPASPQLPQRSGEFHDHQP, from the coding sequence GCCGAGCAGGAGCACCGGCTCGCCACCGCCACCGGCCGGCTCGACGCCGAACTGGCCCGCCGCGGCGCCGAGACCGCCGCCGCGCAGCACGAGCAGGAGCTCAACGCCGCCACCCGGCGGGCCTTCCTCAGCGTCGCCCGGCGCATCCTGGTGATGGCCCACGACCAGCAGGCCGGGCTGGACGAGATGGAGCGCACCCACGACGACCCGGCGCTGCTCGACGGCCTGCTCAAGGCCGACCACGCCGCCGCCCAACAGGCCCGGCTGGCCCAGACGCTGGCCGTGCTGTGCGGCGCCCGGGCCGGCCGGCACTGGCCCGAGCCGGTCGCGCTGGAGGACGTGGTGCGCGGCGCGCAGTCCCGGATCCTGCCGTTCCAGCGGGTCGTGGTGCGCAGCCGGGTGGAGTCCGCGGTGGTCGGCGCGGCCGCCGAGGCGCTGATCCACGCGGTCGCCGAGCTGCTCGACAACGCCACCCGCTACTCCCCGCCCAGCACCCAGGTGTTCGTCACCCTGATGCCGGTGCACAACGGCGCGGTGATCGAGATCGACGACTGCGGCGTGGGCATGCCCGAGCAGGCGGTGGAGAAGGCCGCGGTCGCCCTGGCGGGCGGCGGCACCCTGGAGGTCTCCCGGCTGGGCGAGGTCCCGCAGCTCGGCCTCGCCGCGGTCGGGCGGCTCGCCGAGCAGTACGGCTTCCGGGTCACGCTCTCCTCCGCGCCCTCGCCGTACGGCGGCGTGCGGGTGGTCGTCCTGCTGCCCAACGCGCTGCTCACCGACGTCCTGCCGGGCAGCGGCGGTCCGGCCGGGCCGCCGCTGCCGGCGCCCGAGCGCGACCCGGCGATGGACCGGGACTTCGGGTACGGCCCCGGCGCCGACCGCTCGCTGTTCGAGCGCCCGGCCGAGCGGCCGCTGCCCCGGCGGCAGGCCACCGAGCGGTCGGCGGCCGAACCGCCCGCCGCCGAGCGGCCCGCCGGCCCCCCGGCCGGCGGCGAGCTCCCCCGGCGGGCCAACCGGCGCGCCGCCGCGCCGGCCGCCCGGCGCACCCCCGCGGCCGGTGCCCCCGCGCCGGAGCGCTCCGCCAGGGAGGCCCAGGCCTTCATGGCGCTGTTCCAGGCCGGTACCGCCAGCGGACGCTCGGCGGCCCGGCAGCACCAGATCGACCCCGACGCTTCGCCCGCTTCCCCCCAACTTCCCCAGCGCTCCGGAGAGTTCCATGACCACCAACCCTGA